A genomic region of Anas platyrhynchos isolate ZD024472 breed Pekin duck chromosome 19, IASCAAS_PekinDuck_T2T, whole genome shotgun sequence contains the following coding sequences:
- the LOC119713218 gene encoding myosin heavy chain, skeletal muscle, adult isoform X2 → MIADKAAYLMGLNSADLLKALCYPRVKVGNEYVTKGQTVQQVNNSVGALAKAVYEKMFLWMVVRINQQLDTKQPRQYFIGVLDIAGFEIFDFNSLEQLCINFTNEKLQQFFNHHMFVLEQEEYKKEGIEWEFIDFGMDLAACIELIEKPMGIFSILEEECMFPKATDTSFKNKLYDQHLGKSSNFQKPKPAKGKVEAHFSLVHYAGTVDYNITGWLEKNKDPLNETVIGLYQKSSVKTLALLFANYGGAEAEASGGGASGGKKGGKKKGSSFQTVSALFRENLNKLMTNLRSTHPHFVRCIIPNETKTPGAMEHELVLHQLRCNGVLEGIRICRKGFPSRVLYADFKQRYKVLNASAIPEGQFIDSKKASEKLLGSIDVDHTQYKFGHTKVFFKAGLLGLLEEMRDEKLAQLITRTQARCRGFLMRVEYQRMVERRESIFCIQYNVRAFMNVKHWPWMKLFFKIKPLLKSAESEKEMANMKEEFEKTKEELAKSEAKKKELEEKMVKLVQEKNDLQLQVQAEADALADAEERCDQLIKTKIQLEAKIKEVTERAEDEEEINAELTAKKRKLEDECSELKKDIDDLELTLAKVEKEKHATENKVKNLTEEMAALDETIAKLTKEKKALQEAHQQTLDDLQAEEDKVNTLTKAKTKLEQQVDDLEGSLEQEKKLRMDLERAKRKLEGDLKLSQDSIMDLENDKQQLDEKLKKKDFEISQIQSKIEDEQALGMQLQKKIKELQARIEELEEEIEAERTSRAKAEKHRADLSRELEEISERLEEAGGATAAQIEMNKKREAEFQKMRRDLEEATLQHEATAAALRKKHADSTAELGEQIDNLQRVKQKLEKEKSELKMEIDDLASNMESVSKAKANLEKMCRTLEDQLSEIKTKEEEHQRMINDLTAQRARLQTESGEYSRQVEEKDSQISQLSRSKQAFTQQIEELKRHLEEEIKAKNALAHALQSARHDCDLLREQYEEEQEAKGELQRALSKANSEVAQWRTKYETDAIQRTEELEEAKKKLAQRLQDAEEHVEAVNAKCASLEKTKQRLQNEVEDLMIDVERSNAACAALDKKQKNFDKILAEWKQKYEETQAELEASQKESRSLSTELFKMKNAYEESLDHLETLKRENKNLQQEISDLTEQIAEGGKAIHELEKVKKQIEQEKSEIQAALEEAEASLEHEEGKILRLQLELNQVKSEIDRKIAEKDEEIDQLKRNHLRIVESMQSTLDAEIRSRNEALRLKKKMEGDLNEMEIQLSHANRQAAEAQKNLRNTQGVLKDTQIHLDDALRTQEDLKEQVAMVERRANLLQAEIEELRAALEQTERSRKVAEQELMDASERVQLLHTQNTSLINTKKKLETDITQIQSEMEDAIQEARNAEEKAKKAITDASMMAEELKKEQDTSAHLERMKKNLDQTVKDLQHRLDEAEQLALKGGKKQIQKLEARVRELEGEVDAEQKRSAEAVKGVRKYERRVKELTYQSEEDRKNILRLQDLVDKLQMKVKSYKRQAEEAEELSNVNLSKFRKIQHELEEAEERADIAESQVNKLRAKSREFHGKKIEEEE, encoded by the exons TTGCTGACAAGGCTGCCTACCTGATGGGTTTGAACTCGGCTGACCTGCTCAAAGCTCTGTGTTACCCCCGAGTCAAGGTTGGGAATGAATATGTGACCAAGGGTCAAACTGTGCAGCAG GTGAACAATTCAGTGGGTGCTCTGGCAAAGGCTGTCTATGAGAAGATGTTCTTATGGATGGTTGTTCGCATCAATCAACAACTAGATACAAAGCAACCCAGACAGTACTTCATTGGTGTCCTGGACATTGCTGGCTTCGAGATCTTTGAT TTCAACAGCCTGGAGCAGCTGTGCATCAACTTCACCAATGAGAAATTGCAACAGTTCTTCAACCACCACATGTTCGTGCTGGAGCAAGAGGAGTACAAGAAGGAAGGAATTGAATGGGAATTCATTGATTTTGGGATGGACCTGGCTGCCTGCATTGAACTCATTGAAAAG CCCATGGGCATCTTCTCCATCCTGGAAGAGGAGTGCATGTTCCCCAAGGCAACTGACACCTCTTTCAAGAACAAGCTCTATGATCAACATCTGGGCAAATCCAGCAATTTCCAGAAGCCCAAGCCTGCCAAAGGCAAAGTTGAGGCCCACTTCTCCCTGGTGCACTATGCTGGCACAGTGGACTACAACATCACTGGCTGGCTTGAGAAGAACAAGGACCCCCTGAATGAAACTGTCATTGGGTTGTACCAGAAATCATCAGTGAAGACACTGGCCTTACTGTTTGCCAACTATGGTGGAGCAGAAGCAG AGGCTAGTGGTGGTGGTGCTAGTGGTGGCAAGAAAGGTGGCAAGAAGAAAGGGTCATCTTTCCAGACTGTCTCAGCTCTTTTCCGG GAGAACCTAAACAAACTGATGACCAACCTACGGAGTACTCACCCCCATTTTGTTCGTTGCATCATCCCAAACGAAACTAAAACACCTG GTGCTATGGAACATGAACTGGTATTACATCAGCTACGCTGTAATGGTGTGCTGGAAGGGATACGAATTTGCAGGAAGGGATTCCCCAGCAGAGTCCTCTATGCAGACTTTAAACAGAG GTACAAGGTGCTTAATGCCAGCGCTATCCCAGAGGGACAGTTCATTGATAGCAAAAAGGCTTCTGAGAAGCTTCTGGGGTCAATTGATGTGGATCACACCCAGTACAAATTTGGTCACACCAAG GTGTTCTTCAAAGCTGGGCTGCTAGGGCTCCTGGAGGAGATGAGGGATGAGAAGCTGGCACAGCTCATCACTCGCACACAGGCCAGGTGCAGGGGCTTCCTGATGAGAGTGGAGTACCAGAGAATGGTGGAGAGGAG GGAGTCCATCTTCTGCATCCAGTACAACGTTCGTGCATTCATGAATGTCAAGCACTGGCCCTGGATGAAGCTGTTCTTTAAAATCAAGCCCTTGCTGAAGAGTGCAGAATCTGAGAAGGAGATGGCCAACATGAAGGAAGAATTTGAGAAAACCAAGGAAGAGCTTGCAAAATCTGAGGCAAAGaagaaggagctggaggagaaaatGGTGAAGCTGGTGCAGGAGAAAAATGATCTGCAGCTCCAAGTGCAGGCT GAAGCTGATGCTTTAGCTGATGCTGAGGAAAGATGTGATCAGCTCATCAAAACTAAAATCCAGCTGGAAGCCAAAATTAAGGAGGTGACAGAACGGGCCgaggatgaggaagaaattaatGCTGAGCTGACTGCCAAGAAGAGGAAACTGGAGGATGAATGTTCAGAGCTGAAGAAAGACATTGATGACCTGGAGTTAACCTTGGCCAaggttgaaaaagaaaaacatgccaCCGAAAACAAG GTGAAAAATCTCACAGAGGAAATGGCAGCCCTGGATGAGACCATTGCCAAGCtgacaaaagagaagaaagcccTCCAAGAGGCCCACCAGCAGACACTGGATGACCTGCAGGCCGAAGAGGACAAAGTCAATACATTGACCAAAGCAAAAACCAAGCTGGAGCAGCAAGTGGATGAT CTGGAAGGGTCCCTGGAGCAAGAGAAGAAACTGCGCATGGACCTTGAAAGGGCTAAGAGGAAACTTGAGGGAGACCTGAAGCTGTCCCAAGATAGCATAATGGATTTGGAAAATGATAAGCAGCAGCTGGATGAGAAACTGAAGAA GAAAGACTTTGAAATCAGCCAGATCCAGAGCAAAATTGAGGATGAGCAAGCCCTGGGCATGCAATTACAGAAGAAGATCAAGGAGCTGCAG GCCCGTATCGAGGAACTGGAGGAGGAAATTGAGGCAGAGCGAACCTCTCGGGCAAAAGCAGAGAAGCACCGTGCTGACCTCTCCAGAGAGCTGGAGGAGATCAGCGAGCGCCTGGAAGAAGCCGGAGGGGCTACAGCAGCTCAGATTGAGATGAACAAGAAGCGTGAGGCAGAATTTCAGAAGATGCGCCGCGACCTCGAAGAGGCCACACTGCAGCACGAAGCCACAGCTGCCGCCCTGCGGAAGAAGCACGCAGACAGCACAGCTGAGCTTGGGGAGCAGATCGACAACCTGCAACGAGTCAAGcagaagctggagaaggagaagagtgAGCTGAAGATGGAGATAGATGACTTGGCCAGTAACATGGAGTCTGTCTCCAAAGCCAAG GCAAACCTGGAGAAAATGTGTCGTACTCTAGAAGACCAGCTGAGTGAGATAAAGACAAAGGAGGAGGAGCATCAGCGCATGATCAATGACCTCACTGCTCAAAGAGCTCGTCTGCAGACAGAATCAG GTGAATATTCACGCCAGGTGGAGGAGAAAGATTCTCAGATTTCTCAGCTGTCTCGAAGCAAGCAGGCATTCACTCAGCAGATTGAGGAACTCAAGAGGCACTTAGAGGAAGAGATAAAG GCCAAGAACGCCTTGGCCCACGCCTTGCAGTCTGCTCGCCACGACTGTGACTTGCTCCGGGAACAAtatgaggaggagcaggaggccaAGGGTGAGCTGCAGCGTGCCCTGTCCAAAGCCAACAGTGAAGTGGCCCAATGGAGAACTAAATACGAGACAGACGCTATTCAGCGCacggaggagctggaggaggccaA GAAGAAGCTGGCACAGCGCCTGCAGGATGCAGAGGAACACGTTGAAGCTGTCAACGCCAAATGTGCTTCCCTggaaaagacaaagcagaggctgcagaaCGAGGTGGAAGACCTGATGATTGACGTGGAGCGATCAAATGCTGCCTGCGCAGCTCTGGACAAGAAGCAGAAGAACTTTGACAAG ATCCTGGCAGAGTGGAAGCAGAAGTACGAGGAAACACAGGCTGAGCTGGAAGCTTCCCAGAAGGAGTCTCGCTCTCTCAGCACGGAGCTGTTTAAGATGAAGAATGCCTATGAGGAGTCCCTGGACCACCTGGAAACGCTGAAGCGTGAGAACAAGAACTTGCAGC AGGAGATTTCTGACCTCACAGAGCAGATTGCAGAGGGAGGAAAGGCAATCCATGAGCTGGAGAAAGTCAAGAAACAGATTGAGCAAGAGAAATCTGAAATCCAGGCTGCCTTGGAGGAAGCTGAG GCCTCTCTAGAACACGAAGAGGGGAAAATCCTGCGCCTCCAGCTGGAGCTCAACCAGGTCAAGTCTGAGATTGACAGGAAGATAGCAGAGAAAGATGAGGAAATCGACCAGCTGAAGAGAAATCACCTCAGAATTGTGGAGTCCATGCAAAGCACCCTGGATGCTGAGATCAGGAGCAGGAACGAAGCCCTGCGGCTGAAGAAGAAGATGGAGGGAGACCTGAATGAAATGGAGATCCAGCTGAGCCATGCCAACCGCCAGGCTGCAGAGGCACAAAAGAACCTGAGAAACACACAGGGAGTGCTCAAG GATACCCAGATACACTTGGATGATGCTCTCAGGACACAGGAAGACCTGAAGGAGCAGGTGGCCATGGTGGAGCGTAGAGCAAACCTGTTACAGGCTGAGATTGAGGAGCTGCGGGCAGCCCTGGAACAGACGGAGCGGTCAAGGAAAGTGGCTGAGCAGGAATTGATGGATGCAAGTGAGAGAGTTCAGCTCCTCCACACTCAG AACACCAGCCTGATCAACACCAAGAAGAAGCTTGAAACAGACATCACCCAAATTCAGAGTGAGATGGAGGATGCCATCCAGGAAGCCCGCAATGCTGAAGAGAAGGCCAAGAAGGCCATCACAGAT GCATCTATGATGGCAGAAGAGCTGAAGAAGGAGCAGGACACTAGTGCTCACCTGGAAAGAATGAAGAAGAACCTGGACCAGACAGTGAAGGACCTGCAGCACCGTCTGGATGAGGCTGAGCAGCTGGCCCTGAAAGGAGGCAAGAAGCAAATCCAGAAGCTGGAGGCCAGA GTGCGGGAGCTGGAAGGGGAGGTAGATGCTGAGCAGAAGCGCAGCGCTGAAGCTGTGAAGGGTGTGCGCAAGTACGAGAGGAGGGTGAAGGAGCTGACCTACCAG TCTGAGGAAGACCGGAAGAACATTCTCAGGCTCCAGGATCTGGTGGACAAGCTGCAGATGAAGGTGAAATCCTACAAGAGACAAGCTGAGGAGGCT GAGGAGCTGTCCAATGTCAACCTCTCCAAATTCCGCAAGATCCAGCACGAGCTGGAAGAAGCCGAGGAGCGGGCTGACATTGCAGAGTCTCAGGTCAACAAGCTCCGAGCAAAGAGCCGGGAGTTTCATGGCAAGAAGATAGAAGAGGAAGAGTGA